A genomic region of Raphanus sativus cultivar WK10039 chromosome 6, ASM80110v3, whole genome shotgun sequence contains the following coding sequences:
- the LOC108835822 gene encoding nucleobase-ascorbate transporter 12-like produces the protein MVAALLCFMWAFTALGLSNLRYSEAGSSRNIIIVGLSLFFSLSVPAYFQQYGISPNSNLSVPNYYQPYIVASHGPFESQHKGVNYVVNTLLSTMNMVIAFIMAVILDNTVPGSKQERGVYVWPDSETVTREPALAKDYELPFRVGRFFRWVKWVGI, from the exons ATGGTTGCTGCTCTTCTCTGCTTCATGTGGGCGTTTACAGCTTTAGGTCTTTCAAACTTACGTTATAGTGAAGCTGGAAGCTCGAGGAATATCATCATTGTCGGGTTATCGttgttcttttctctctctgtcCCAGCTTACTTCCAGCAGTACGGCATTTCTCCGAACTCGAACCTCTCTGTTCCAAATTACTACCAACCTTAC ATTGTTGCTTCTCATGGACCCTTCGAAAGTCAACATAAAGGG GTGAACTATGTAGTGAACACGCTCTTATCGACGATGAACATGGTGATTGCGTTTATCATGGCTGTGATTTTGGATAATACTGTTCCTGGGAGCAAGCAAGAACGAGGGGTTTATGTTTGGCCTGATAGTGAGACTGTAACGAGAGAACCAGCACTTGCTAAAGACTATGAGCTGCCGTTTAGGGTTGGGAGGTTTTTCAGATGGGTCAAATGGGTTGGCATTTGA